The DNA region AGCTCATCGCCGCGCGCCCGCACCGAGCAGCGCGGCGAGCTGCGGCAGCTGCGCGGGGTCTTCCAGCGCCGAGCCGACGGCGACGACATGGGCGCCGGCGTCGAGGTACTCGGCGGCGTTGACCGCGTTCATGCCACCCGTGGTCACGAATCGTGCCTGGGGGAAGGGGCCGTTCATCGCCGTGAGCCACTGCGGACCGAGTACCGACGCGGGGAAGGCCTTGAGCCAGGTGAGTCCCGCGGAAGTGGCGGATTGCACCTCGCTGGCCGTGGCGACACCGGGAAGGCTGAGCATTCCGGCCTCGTGCGAGGCGCGCACGACGTCGAGATCGAGCCCGGGGCTGACGGTGAACGTGGCGCCGGCGGAGAGCGCCTGCGCGACATGCTCGGCCGAGACCACAGTGCCGGCGCCGACGGCCTTGCCACGCGTGCGTCCGGCGGCGGCGACCACGCGCAGCGCCTCGACGTCGTCGGGGGTCTGGATGGGGAGTTCTACGACGTCGATCCCGAGGTTCCACGCGGTGGTCGACAGGGCGAGGCTGCGCTCCGCCCCCATGCCACGCAGGATCGCCATCAGGCGCGTGCCACCGAAGATCGCATCAAAGCCGGAGTTGTCCATCATGTTCCCTGTCGGTCCCGTCATCGCGTTCTGGCCTCTTCGAGGTAGGAGTATGCGGTCACCCGGGAGATGCCCAGGCGCTTGGCGATGGCCTCCACCGACTTGCGCATCTGTGTGGCACCACGCTGATCCAGCCGCTCCAGCACGGTGATCTTGTCATCGCGCGACATGCTCTCGAGGGGTCGCCCGATCTCGCGGATGGCTTCGGTGATCATCGAATCCATCACCGACACGAGGTCGGCGCCGAAGTGCTCCTTCGGAGCGTTCGCGGGTACGGGCGCCGGGAGGAGCGCGTCGAGCGTCTTGCGGGCGAGGAGCAGCGGGCTGAGGTCGACATTCACGCACAGCGACGCGATGATGTCGCCGGCGCCATTGTGGAAGTAGACCGAGGAACAGCGCAGCTCCCGCCCGTCGCTGGTGTAGCCGGTGTAGCCGAAGGCGTCGTGGTTCCCCCGGCGGTCCTTGAGCACGTCCAGACCGAGAGAGGTCGAGGGGCCCCCGACAGCGCGCCCGGTGACGTGCCCGTTCTCGATGGCCATGATCGTGTGACCCAGGTCGACGTCGGTGCCGTCGAGATTGTGGAGCACGACTTCGACGGTCGGTCCGGCCGCAGTGGCGAGGGCACGGAGCACGGGTCGATAGAGGCGGAGGACCTCTTCTGCACTCTCGTACGTCTCCCGTGCGAGATCATCGGCCAGGGCTGCAACCGCGTTCTCTGCTGTCGTCGATGTCGACATTCTGTGACTCCAATCCGGAGCAACGATACAGGCGTACAAAAAATACGAGTGATAGACAGATTGTCTATTCCGCTGTTAGTTTATCCACGCCCAGACGATCCGTCGAGGCCGGACCGCAACGTATGCGGCCCTGCATTCCCCGAAGAAGGAGCCCCGGATGGCCACTGTCGCCTCATCTGGCCTGACCCCGAAGCAGCGCAAGACGATCGCCGGTGGGGCGATCGGAACGCTGATCGAGTACTACGACTACTACCTCTACGGCCTCGCGGCTGCGGCAGTGTTCCCCGCGGTGTTCTTCTCCTCGAACGACCCCGTCATCGCCCAGCTGTCGTCGTTCGCGACCTTCGCCGTCGGATTCTTCCTCCGTCCGGTCGGCGGCATCATCTGGGGTATCGTCGGCGACCGCCGGGGCCGCAAGGTCGTTCTCATGAGCACGGTCATCGGCATGGGGGTAGCGACCACGGGCATCGGCCTGATCCCTTCCGACCAGATGATCGGCATCGCTGCACCGCTGCTGCTGTTGTTCTTCCGGCTCTGCCAGGGCTTCTTCGTCGGCGGCGAGATGGGCGGTGCGGCCACGATGGTCGTCGAAGCCGCGCCGACCGGCAAGCGGGGGCTCTACGGAGCCTTCCTCATCAGCGGTGCGGGTGTCGCCAACGTGGTCTCGGGCGGTCTGATGGCAGGTCTCGGGCTCACGCCGGAATCGTGGTTCCTGCAGTGGGGGTGGCGCATCCCGTTCGTCTTCTCGATCGTGCTCGCGATCGCGGCAGTGCTGCTTCGTCGCCAGCTCGAGGAGTCTGAGGCGTTCACCGACACGCAGACGCTTCTCCTCGCCACCACGGGCAAGAAGCCCAACCCGCTCATCGAGGTCTTCCGTCACCCGAAGAACGCGATCATGGGCATCCTCATCGGGTTGCCGCAGTCGATCGCCGGCTACGTCATCCTCACGTACGGTCTGGCGTTCATCGTGTCGAACCAGCAGCTGCCGGCCTGGATGGGGTTCGCCGGCACCATGCTCGTGGGTCTGCTGCAGATCGTCGTCGCTCCGCTGTGGGGTGCGATCTCCGATCGCATCGGCAGGCGGACGGTCTACATCATCGGCTGTCTCGGCTTCGCGGCCATGGTCTATCCGGCCTTCATGATGTTCAGCACGGGGAACATGTGGCTGATCTGGCTCGGACAGATCCTCGGGTTCGTCATCTTCGGCGTTGCGATGCAGGCGACCCTCTCGACGATGCTCGTGGAGATGTTCGATCCGGAGGCTCGGACGACAGGCGTGAACATCGGCTACCAGATCTCCAACACCCTCGGCGGCGGCCTCGCCCCGCTGATCTGCACGGCACTGGTGGCGGCTGCCGGAGGCGCCTTCTGGCCGGTCGTCGTGTACGCGGCGGTGATCGCGGTGGTCGGTGTGATCGCCACACTGGTCGCCTCGGTCCAGCCCGATGTCGAGGGTGCGGGGCGCCTGCACGAGCTGAAGACGAGCACGCCGGTGAAGACGCGATGACGATGGATGACGCAGGAGTGCTCTCCGCGCGCGACAAGGGCCTACCTGGGCGTGCGGCCGGACTGACGGTGACGGAATTCCTCGCGACAGCCCCACGACTCGAGGAGTTCTGGACTCCGCTGATCGTGCTCGACGACGCAGCGATGACGGCGAACGTCGCCACGATGGCGCAGTGGTGCGCGGAGCGCGGCCTCGCCCTCATGCCCCACGGCAAGACCACCATGGCGCCTGCGCTGTGGAAGCGGCAGAGGGATGCGGGCGCGCTCGGCATCACCTTCGCGACCATGGGGCAGGTTCGTACCGCCCGCGATCTGGGCGTCGATTCGGTGATGCTCGCGAACGCCGCCGTCGATCGGCCGGCGCTGGCGTGGCTGGCGCAGGAGCTGGCGGATCCGGGTTTCCGGTTCGTGAGCTGGGCCGATTCGGTTGCGACGGTCGAGACGATGGAGGCGGCTCTGCTCTCCACCGCGACACCGCGCCCGGTCGACGTCTGCGTCGAGCTCGGCGGCGAAGGGGGTCGGACGGGTGCGCGGTCGATCGCGGAGGCCGTGCGTGTGGCTGAGCGCATCGCCGCATCCTCCGTGCTGCGCCTCGCCGGAGTGGCCGGATACGAGGGGAGCCTCGCGCACGATCGCTCCCCCGCGGCTCTCGCGGCCGTCCGCGCGTACCTGCAGTCCCAGCTCGAACTGCACTCCGCGATCACGCCTCTCTACGACGCCGGCGAGCTCTTCGTGACCGCCGGCGGCAGTGCCTACTTCGATGTCGTCGCTGACGTCTGGGGGACGACCGCGCGCGATGACCGTACGCATTTCACCCTTCGCTCCGGCGCCTACATCGTGCATGACGATGGTTTCTATCGAGGCATCTCGCCGTTCGATGAGGGGGCAGTGCAGGCGGAAGACTCTCCTCGATTCCTGAACGCGATGCACGCGATCGCGCGCGTCGTGTCGGCGCCGGAACCGGGACTGGCTCTCGTCGACGCCGGGAAGCGAGACCTGCCCTACGACGAAGGTCTGCCGATCCCGCGCTCCTGGTCCAGAGGTGTCGCCGGGCCCTGGCAGCCGCTGCACGGCGAGGTCTCGGCGATGAACGATCAGCACTCGTACGTCCGCTCGGAGCAGTCTCTCGCGATCGGCTCGGTCGTTCGTCTCGGGCTGTCGCACCCCTGCACCGCCTTCGACAAGTGGCGCGTGCTGCCGGTCGTCGAGTCCGCCGGATCCGACGTCGTGACCGGCCTCGTCCGCACCTACTTCTGAGGGGAGCGATGATGATTCGATCAGTTCTCCGCGGCGGTTCAGTCGTCGACGCGACAGGCCCGATGCGCGCTGATGTCGCGATCGAGAACGGGCTCGTCACGAAGGTCGGTCGGGTCGATGCGCATGACGGCGACGAAATGATCGACGTCTCTGATCGCCTGGTGATTCCCGGATTCATCGACGTGCACTCGCATGCCGATGGCCTGTTGAACGATCCGGACGTCACTCTCGCTCTGCTGCGACAGGGGATCACGACCGTGATCGCCGGCCAGGACGGAGTGTCGTACGCGCCGGGCAGCGGTGAGTACGCGTCGGAGTACTTCGCCGCCATCAACGGGACGCACCCCACCTTTCGGGGCGGGGGCGTAGATGCCTACCTCGCCTCCGTCGACGGGATCTCAGCAGTGAATGCCGGCTATCTCGTACCGGCGGGCACCGTGCGCTTCGAGGTGTGTGGGCGCAAGGCTGGTTCAGCGAGCGAGGACGAGCGCCGACGCATGCGTGCTCTGGTCGCG from Microbacterium sp. SY138 includes:
- a CDS encoding bifunctional 4-hydroxy-2-oxoglutarate aldolase/2-dehydro-3-deoxy-phosphogluconate aldolase, yielding MTGPTGNMMDNSGFDAIFGGTRLMAILRGMGAERSLALSTTAWNLGIDVVELPIQTPDDVEALRVVAAAGRTRGKAVGAGTVVSAEHVAQALSAGATFTVSPGLDLDVVRASHEAGMLSLPGVATASEVQSATSAGLTWLKAFPASVLGPQWLTAMNGPFPQARFVTTGGMNAVNAAEYLDAGAHVVAVGSALEDPAQLPQLAALLGAGARR
- a CDS encoding PAS domain-containing protein, with translation MSTSTTAENAVAALADDLARETYESAEEVLRLYRPVLRALATAAGPTVEVVLHNLDGTDVDLGHTIMAIENGHVTGRAVGGPSTSLGLDVLKDRRGNHDAFGYTGYTSDGRELRCSSVYFHNGAGDIIASLCVNVDLSPLLLARKTLDALLPAPVPANAPKEHFGADLVSVMDSMITEAIREIGRPLESMSRDDKITVLERLDQRGATQMRKSVEAIAKRLGISRVTAYSYLEEARTR
- a CDS encoding MFS transporter, with amino-acid sequence MATVASSGLTPKQRKTIAGGAIGTLIEYYDYYLYGLAAAAVFPAVFFSSNDPVIAQLSSFATFAVGFFLRPVGGIIWGIVGDRRGRKVVLMSTVIGMGVATTGIGLIPSDQMIGIAAPLLLLFFRLCQGFFVGGEMGGAATMVVEAAPTGKRGLYGAFLISGAGVANVVSGGLMAGLGLTPESWFLQWGWRIPFVFSIVLAIAAVLLRRQLEESEAFTDTQTLLLATTGKKPNPLIEVFRHPKNAIMGILIGLPQSIAGYVILTYGLAFIVSNQQLPAWMGFAGTMLVGLLQIVVAPLWGAISDRIGRRTVYIIGCLGFAAMVYPAFMMFSTGNMWLIWLGQILGFVIFGVAMQATLSTMLVEMFDPEARTTGVNIGYQISNTLGGGLAPLICTALVAAAGGAFWPVVVYAAVIAVVGVIATLVASVQPDVEGAGRLHELKTSTPVKTR
- a CDS encoding amino acid aldolase, producing MTMDDAGVLSARDKGLPGRAAGLTVTEFLATAPRLEEFWTPLIVLDDAAMTANVATMAQWCAERGLALMPHGKTTMAPALWKRQRDAGALGITFATMGQVRTARDLGVDSVMLANAAVDRPALAWLAQELADPGFRFVSWADSVATVETMEAALLSTATPRPVDVCVELGGEGGRTGARSIAEAVRVAERIAASSVLRLAGVAGYEGSLAHDRSPAALAAVRAYLQSQLELHSAITPLYDAGELFVTAGGSAYFDVVADVWGTTARDDRTHFTLRSGAYIVHDDGFYRGISPFDEGAVQAEDSPRFLNAMHAIARVVSAPEPGLALVDAGKRDLPYDEGLPIPRSWSRGVAGPWQPLHGEVSAMNDQHSYVRSEQSLAIGSVVRLGLSHPCTAFDKWRVLPVVESAGSDVVTGLVRTYF